CACCGTGGCCGCCGGATCCCCGGCTGAGCCCCGTCCGCTTCTTGGCGCCGGGTCACCTTCTGTTCGTCGAGAAGCCAGGCGATGGTGAGCGCGCCCACCGACACGAGGGTGGCCACGGTCACGGCCGTCGACAACGCGAACGTCATGTTCGACGTGTTGAACGCCGGCCAACTGGTCATCCGGAGGATCAACCAGGCGGCGAGGGTGACCACCGCACCCGCGAATCCCGCGACGGCGATACCCGTCAGGGTTCCTCGCCGGCTCAGTTGATCAGTGGTGTAGTCCTCGGTGGTCGTTGGCATGCCTAAAAGGGTAGCCTGCGGAAGATCTTTCGCGGGATCACGTTGAACACTGCGGCGACGGCCTCGAAAGCCGGGTGGACGAAGATGATGTCCTTGCCCTTCACCACACCCTCGAAGGCTGCCTTGGCCACGTCGTCGACGTCGACGGTCAGCGGTGCTTCCTTGCCACCTGAGGACATCTTGGTGCGGACCTGACCCGGGCGGACCACGAGCACCTTCGCGCCGGTGCCACGGAGGGCCTCGCCGAGCTGGGTGTAGAAGCCGTCGACGCCTGCCTTGGAGGCGCCGTAGACGAAGTTCGAGCGGCGCACGCGTACGCCCGCGACCGAGGACAGGGCGACGATCGTGCCGTGGCCCTGCTCCTTGAAGCGCTGGCCCAGCAGCACACCCACCGACACGGGGCCGGTGTAGTTGGTCTGTGCGGAGGCGACGGCCGCGGCCTGGTCCTGCCACAGCGCCTCCTGGTCGCCCAGGGTGCCGAACGCCACGATGGCCACGTCCACGTCACCGTGCGCGAATGCGGCGTCGATGACCGCAGGGTGGGACGCGAAGTCGGTGGCGTCGAAGTCGACGACGTCGACCTCGGTAGCTCCGGCGTCGATGATCTGGTCCACTGCGGCCGCGACACGCGGGGAGTCCTTGCGGGCTGCCAGCGTCACGCGGGCGGGGCCGCGGTCGAGGAATTCAGCGACGATACCGAGACCGATCTCGGAGGTGCCGCCGAGCAGCAGAATGTTCTGGGCCTGGCCCACTGCGTTGAGCATATTTTCTGGGACTCCTGTGCTAGTTCAGTTCGAGGCGGCGAGACATGTCGGAAGCGAAGACACCGGTGGGGTCGATCTCGTTCCGGGTCTTCAGCCAGCCTTCCATGCCCGGGTACATCTGGTGGAAGTTCTCTGCGGAGGTGCGTGACTCCTTGGCCAGGTACAGTCGACCGCCGAATTCCATGACACGTCGGTCCAGGTCGTCGAGGAACTCGTTGAGGCCCGGACGGATGGGGAAGTCCACGCAGACGTTCCAGCCCGGCATCGGGTAGGACAGCGGGGCGCGGTTACCGGGACCGAACAGCTTGAACACGTTGAGTGCCGAGTAGTGGCCGGAACGCTGGATGTCGCGGATGATCTCCTTGAACGGCTCCACGGCGTCCATCGGCACCACGAACTGGTACTGCAGGAAACCGGCCGAGCCGTAGCCGCGGTTCCACTCGCCGATCAGGTCGAGCGGCTGGTAGAACTGCGTCAGGTTCTTGATCTGGTTGCGCGCGGGGGAGCCCATCATGAAGTAGGCCTGGCCGATGGCGTTCATCGTCAGCTTGTTCATCGTCCACGACGGGAAG
This sequence is a window from Corynebacterium comes. Protein-coding genes within it:
- a CDS encoding decaprenylphospho-beta-D-erythro-pentofuranosid-2-ulose 2-reductase, with protein sequence MLNAVGQAQNILLLGGTSEIGLGIVAEFLDRGPARVTLAARKDSPRVAAAVDQIIDAGATEVDVVDFDATDFASHPAVIDAAFAHGDVDVAIVAFGTLGDQEALWQDQAAAVASAQTNYTGPVSVGVLLGQRFKEQGHGTIVALSSVAGVRVRRSNFVYGASKAGVDGFYTQLGEALRGTGAKVLVVRPGQVRTKMSSGGKEAPLTVDVDDVAKAAFEGVVKGKDIIFVHPAFEAVAAVFNVIPRKIFRRLPF